In one window of Thalassophryne amazonica chromosome 9, fThaAma1.1, whole genome shotgun sequence DNA:
- the h3f3c gene encoding H3 histone, family 3C, which yields MARTKQTARKSTGGKAPRKQLATKAARKSAPSTGGVKKPHRYRPGTVALREIRRYQKSTELLIRKLPFQRLVREIAQDFKTDLRFQSAAIGALQEASEAYLVGLFEDTNLCAIHAKRVTIMPKDIQLARRIRGERA from the exons ATGGCCCGTACCAAGCAGACCGCTCGTAAATCCACTGGAGGAAAGGCTCCTCGTAAGCAGCTGGCCACCAAAGCGGCCCGGAAAAGCGCCCCCTCCACCGGTGGTGTCAAGAAGCCTCATCGCTACAG GCCCGGTACTGTAGCTTTGAGAGAAATCCGTCGGTACCAGAAgtccactgagctgctgatccgTAAGCTGCcgttccagcgcctggtgagagagatcgctcaggacttcaagactgacCTGCGTTTCCAGAGTGCAGCCATTGGAGCTCTACAG gaggccagcgaggcgTACCTGGTGGGTCTGTTTGAGGACACAAACCTGTGCGCCATCCACGCCAAGCGTGTCACCATCATgcccaaagacatccagctggCGCGTCGTATCCGCGGGGAGCGCGCTTAA